One genomic region from Anabaena sp. PCC 7108 encodes:
- a CDS encoding STAS domain-containing protein has translation MSQQVKVLTIEKNLNADTSEEFQQDIAQILESGAKIVLVDCQNITFLDSSGLGTLVLAFKMLRDVGTKMVLCSINEQVRMIFELTSMNEVFEIFPSQDAFNQVLTAKN, from the coding sequence ATGAGTCAGCAGGTGAAAGTTCTTACAATCGAAAAAAATTTAAATGCCGACACCTCAGAAGAATTTCAGCAAGACATTGCCCAAATTCTAGAAAGTGGCGCAAAAATTGTATTAGTTGATTGTCAAAATATCACGTTTCTAGATAGTTCTGGTTTAGGAACTCTGGTGTTAGCATTCAAAATGCTACGGGATGTTGGCACAAAAATGGTTCTTTGTTCTATTAATGAACAAGTGAGGATGATTTTTGAGTTGACTAGTATGAATGAGGTATTTGAAATATTTCCCAGTCAAGATGCCTTTAATCAGGTTTTAACCGCTAAAAATTAA